One Azospirillum sp. TSA2s genomic region harbors:
- a CDS encoding cytochrome c family protein, with translation MSMEWNKVFGAVLLAGLIAMLAGFASKVLVHSKPLEQSVYVIATPEGASAPADKGAAPTGPAPIAPLLAAASPEAGQKVAKACAACHSFDKGGSAKVGPNLYGIVGGPKGHMQGFGYSDALVKTGGTWTYDELNKFLYDPKAYAPGTKMTFAGLKKDDDRAAVIAYLRSLADSPQPLPQ, from the coding sequence ATGAGCATGGAGTGGAACAAGGTTTTCGGCGCCGTGCTGCTGGCCGGGCTGATCGCGATGCTGGCCGGATTCGCGTCCAAGGTGCTGGTTCATTCGAAGCCGCTCGAACAGAGCGTCTATGTCATCGCGACGCCCGAGGGGGCAAGCGCGCCCGCCGACAAGGGTGCCGCTCCCACCGGTCCGGCGCCGATCGCGCCGCTGCTCGCCGCCGCCAGCCCGGAGGCCGGCCAGAAGGTCGCCAAGGCCTGCGCCGCCTGCCACAGCTTCGACAAGGGCGGTTCGGCCAAGGTCGGCCCGAACCTGTACGGCATCGTCGGCGGTCCGAAGGGCCACATGCAGGGCTTCGGTTACTCCGATGCCCTGGTCAAGACCGGCGGCACCTGGACCTATGACGAGCTGAACAAGTTCCTCTACGACCCGAAGGCTTATGCCCCGGGCACCAAGATGACCTTCGCCGGTCTGAAGAAGGACGACGACCGCGCCGCCGTCATCGCCTACCTGCGCTCGCTGGCCGACAGCCCGCAGCCGCTGCCGCAGTAA
- a CDS encoding YeaH/YhbH family protein: MNIIDRRLNPQGKSLANRQRFLRRAKEQVVKAVRDASGKRGIQDIENGEKVTIAAGGVREPSFHRASQGGVRDYVVPGNKEYVEGDTIQRPDGGGGGRGSEGSADGEGEDEFRFVLSRDEFLDIFLEDLELPDLVKQKVKQSESHTLTRAGYSVSGSPANLNLVRTMRNSLSRRIALKRPKRDEIRELEELLREAEEAGEDADQIQALREQLEHIVLRSKRIPFIDPIDVRYNRFESVPKPIAQAVMFCLMDVSGSMTEHMKDLAKRFFMLLYLFLRRRYRSVDIVFIRHTHEAKEVDEETFFYSTETGGTVVSTALEEMQKVVQERYPHNEWNIYAAQASDGDNMSSDNAKSATLLRDVILPMCQYFAYIEVAAEHNMGLSALGRETELWRTYKQVQSPERPLAMRRVRSRREIFPVFRELFAREKAGA; encoded by the coding sequence ATGAACATCATCGACCGTCGCCTGAACCCGCAAGGCAAGAGCCTGGCCAACCGCCAGCGATTCCTGCGCCGTGCCAAGGAACAGGTGGTCAAGGCGGTCCGCGACGCCTCGGGCAAGCGGGGCATCCAGGATATCGAGAACGGCGAGAAGGTGACGATCGCCGCCGGCGGGGTGCGCGAACCGTCCTTCCACCGCGCTTCCCAAGGCGGGGTGCGCGACTATGTCGTGCCCGGCAACAAGGAATATGTGGAAGGCGACACCATCCAGCGCCCGGACGGCGGCGGTGGCGGCCGCGGCAGCGAAGGCAGCGCCGATGGCGAGGGCGAGGACGAGTTCCGCTTCGTCCTGTCGCGCGACGAGTTCCTCGACATATTCCTGGAGGATCTGGAGCTTCCCGATCTGGTGAAGCAGAAGGTCAAGCAGTCCGAATCGCACACGCTGACGCGGGCCGGCTACTCGGTGTCGGGTTCGCCCGCCAACCTCAATCTTGTCCGCACCATGCGGAACAGCCTGTCGCGCCGCATCGCTCTGAAGCGCCCCAAGCGCGACGAGATCCGCGAGCTGGAGGAGTTGCTGCGCGAGGCCGAGGAGGCCGGCGAGGATGCCGACCAGATCCAGGCGCTGCGCGAACAGCTGGAACACATCGTCCTGCGTTCCAAGCGCATTCCCTTCATCGACCCGATCGACGTCCGCTACAACCGGTTCGAATCGGTGCCGAAGCCGATCGCCCAGGCGGTGATGTTCTGCCTGATGGACGTGTCCGGTTCGATGACCGAGCACATGAAGGATCTGGCCAAGCGCTTCTTCATGCTGCTGTACCTGTTCCTGCGGCGGCGGTACCGGTCGGTCGACATCGTCTTCATCCGCCACACCCACGAGGCCAAGGAAGTCGACGAGGAAACCTTCTTCTACTCCACCGAGACCGGCGGCACCGTGGTGTCCACCGCGCTGGAGGAGATGCAGAAGGTCGTGCAGGAGCGCTACCCGCACAATGAATGGAACATCTACGCCGCCCAGGCGTCGGACGGCGACAACATGTCGTCGGACAACGCCAAGTCGGCGACCCTGCTGCGCGACGTGATCCTGCCGATGTGCCAGTATTTTGCCTACATCGAGGTGGCGGCGGAGCACAACATGGGCCTGTCGGCGCTGGGCCGCGAGACGGAACTGTGGCGCACCTACAAGCAGGTGCAGAGCCCGGAACGCCCGCTGGCGATGCGCCGCGTCCGCTCCCGCCGGGAGATCTTCCCGGTCTTCCGCGAGCTGTTCGCCCGCGAGAAGGCGGGAGCGTAA
- a CDS encoding NUDIX hydrolase family protein — protein MSFLDHIRACNAHDLSGFRPFELDGHTVGWVRHALADALPGVDPGFVATADRLTIAPEIRDFEARSTLLDHAAAYLVEQGTVKALRGEYYPILPRWGAEPLARLDRAAVGAFGIEAYGLHINGFVRDEAGGLLLWVGRRARDREVAPGQFDNLIAGGQPIGLTLAENLEKEAAEEAGLDAETARRAVPVGAISYTMETPAGLKRDRLFVYDLELPPGVTPVNTDGEVETFELWPLDRVADSVRGTGDWKFNVNLVVTDFLVRHGWLTPENDPDYLEIACGLRR, from the coding sequence ATGAGCTTCCTCGATCACATCCGCGCGTGCAACGCGCACGACCTGTCCGGCTTCCGCCCCTTCGAGCTGGACGGCCACACCGTGGGCTGGGTGCGCCATGCCCTGGCCGACGCGCTGCCCGGCGTCGATCCCGGCTTCGTCGCCACCGCCGACCGGCTGACCATCGCGCCCGAGATTCGGGACTTCGAAGCGCGCTCCACCCTGCTCGACCATGCCGCCGCCTATCTGGTGGAGCAGGGCACGGTCAAGGCGTTGCGCGGGGAATATTACCCCATCCTGCCGCGCTGGGGGGCGGAGCCGCTGGCCCGGCTGGACCGCGCCGCGGTCGGCGCCTTCGGCATCGAGGCCTATGGCCTGCACATCAACGGCTTCGTCCGCGATGAGGCCGGCGGCCTGCTGCTGTGGGTCGGCCGCCGCGCCCGCGACCGCGAGGTGGCGCCGGGCCAGTTCGACAACCTGATCGCCGGCGGCCAGCCCATCGGCCTGACGCTGGCCGAGAATCTTGAAAAGGAGGCGGCGGAGGAGGCCGGGCTCGACGCCGAGACCGCGCGCCGCGCCGTGCCGGTCGGCGCCATCAGCTACACCATGGAGACGCCGGCCGGGCTGAAGCGCGACCGCCTGTTCGTCTACGACCTGGAGCTTCCGCCCGGCGTCACCCCGGTCAACACCGACGGCGAGGTGGAGACCTTTGAACTCTGGCCGCTGGACAGGGTGGCCGACTCGGTGCGCGGCACCGGCGACTGGAAGTTCAACGTCAACCTCGTGGTGACCGATTTCCTGGTCCGCCACGGCTGGCTGACCCCGGAAAACGACCCCGACTATCTGGAGATCGCCTGCGGCCTGCGCCGGTAG
- a CDS encoding SpoVR family protein — MTAVITRPDALLYDGVEWDYDKIKRVYDAVEHIALKEMGLDVYPNQIEVITAEQMLDAYSSIGMPLMYKHWSFGKHFARDEMMYRKGYRGLAYEIVINSSPCISYIMEENTMTMQTLVIAHAAFGHNHFFKNNQLFQQWTDAQGILDYLEFAKTYITHCEERYGHAAVERVLDAAHALMSQGVHKYPKKRSDLRTEQRRERERQEYQDQTFNDLWRTVPKPTAGQRPAKSVSERKKLLGLPEENILYFLEKKAPRLEHWQREILRIVRHISQYFYPQKQTKVMNEGCATYVHYQIMSRLHETGQISEGAFLEFLHSHTSVVFQPEFDDKRFSGLNPYAIGFAMMQDIARIAEKPTDEDRQWFPDLAGRGDGMAAVREAWANFRDESFILQYLSPHLMRKLKLFSVRDDAEDPYLLVDHIHNERGYRDIRKKLARQYDLGYLEPDIQIVDVDLAGDRKLILQHRVTNGVLLDESDAKAVLRHIANLWGYEVQLIEVSAISEAILKEHAVTAPSGIGVM; from the coding sequence ATGACCGCTGTGATCACCAGACCCGACGCGCTGCTGTATGACGGCGTCGAGTGGGATTACGACAAGATCAAGCGCGTCTACGACGCCGTCGAGCACATCGCGCTGAAGGAGATGGGCCTCGACGTCTATCCCAACCAGATCGAGGTCATCACCGCCGAGCAGATGCTCGACGCCTATTCGTCCATCGGCATGCCGCTGATGTACAAGCACTGGTCCTTCGGCAAGCATTTCGCCCGCGACGAGATGATGTACCGCAAGGGCTACCGCGGCCTGGCCTACGAGATCGTCATCAACTCCAGCCCCTGCATCAGCTACATCATGGAAGAGAACACCATGACGATGCAGACGCTGGTGATCGCCCACGCCGCCTTCGGCCACAATCATTTCTTCAAGAACAACCAGCTGTTCCAGCAATGGACCGACGCCCAGGGCATCCTGGACTATCTGGAATTCGCCAAGACCTACATCACCCATTGCGAGGAACGCTACGGCCATGCCGCGGTGGAGCGGGTGCTGGACGCCGCCCATGCGCTGATGAGCCAGGGTGTCCACAAGTATCCGAAGAAGCGCTCCGACCTGCGGACCGAGCAGCGGCGCGAGCGCGAGCGGCAGGAATATCAGGACCAGACCTTCAACGATCTGTGGCGCACGGTGCCGAAGCCGACCGCCGGCCAGCGCCCGGCCAAGTCGGTGTCAGAACGCAAGAAGCTGCTGGGACTGCCTGAGGAGAACATCCTCTATTTCCTGGAGAAGAAGGCGCCGCGGCTGGAGCATTGGCAGCGCGAGATCCTGCGCATCGTCCGCCACATCTCCCAGTATTTCTATCCGCAGAAACAGACCAAGGTGATGAACGAGGGCTGCGCCACCTACGTCCATTACCAGATCATGAGCCGCCTGCACGAGACCGGCCAGATCAGCGAAGGCGCCTTCCTGGAGTTCCTACACTCGCACACGTCCGTGGTGTTCCAGCCGGAGTTCGACGACAAGCGCTTCTCCGGCCTGAACCCCTACGCGATCGGCTTCGCGATGATGCAGGACATCGCCCGCATCGCCGAGAAGCCGACCGACGAGGACCGCCAGTGGTTCCCCGACCTCGCCGGCCGCGGCGACGGCATGGCGGCGGTGCGCGAGGCCTGGGCCAACTTCCGCGACGAAAGCTTCATCCTGCAATATCTCAGCCCGCATCTGATGCGGAAGCTGAAGCTGTTCAGTGTGCGCGACGACGCGGAGGACCCCTATCTGCTGGTCGATCACATCCACAACGAGCGCGGCTATCGCGACATCCGCAAGAAGCTGGCCCGCCAGTACGACCTGGGCTATTTGGAACCGGACATCCAGATCGTCGACGTCGACCTTGCCGGCGACCGCAAGCTGATCCTGCAGCACCGCGTCACCAACGGCGTGCTGCTGGACGAGAGCGACGCCAAGGCGGTGCTGCGCCACATCGCCAACCTGTGGGGCTACGAGGTTCAGCTGATCGAAGTGTCGGCCATCTCCGAAGCGATCCTGAAGGAACATGCCGTGACGGCGCCCAGCGGGATCGGCGTGATGTGA
- a CDS encoding response regulator: MADRSVEDTEAGQTETPFGALSVLVVEDESFTRMVLAKMLGTLGVKAVHQAADGESGLAAVAAHSPDLVLCDVEMQPMDGFGFVRALRAGGEPYRHALPVVLMSGRVDSDREAQARDGGADAVLAKPVTPASLREVLAMGLGTSLPA; encoded by the coding sequence GTGGCTGACCGGTCGGTTGAAGACACTGAGGCAGGCCAGACGGAGACGCCGTTCGGCGCTCTATCGGTCCTGGTTGTCGAGGACGAGTCTTTCACCCGCATGGTGTTGGCGAAGATGCTGGGCACGCTGGGCGTCAAGGCGGTCCATCAGGCCGCCGACGGCGAGTCGGGCCTCGCCGCGGTCGCCGCCCATTCTCCCGATCTGGTGCTGTGCGACGTGGAAATGCAGCCGATGGATGGTTTCGGCTTCGTCCGCGCGCTCCGCGCCGGCGGCGAGCCTTACCGGCATGCCCTGCCGGTGGTGTTGATGAGCGGGCGCGTCGACAGCGACCGCGAGGCCCAGGCGCGTGACGGCGGCGCCGACGCGGTGCTGGCCAAGCCGGTCACCCCCGCCAGCCTGCGCGAGGTCCTGGCCATGGGGCTGGGGACCAGCCTTCCGGCCTGA
- a CDS encoding FkbM family methyltransferase yields MAEDLLGGAGPVGLVRARHGLMMYRRTDSVVGRSLDYYGEYFEQEVALFRQCVRAGDRVIDVGANIGAHTVALARLVGPTGRVLALEPIDANHRLLCGNLALNGLDWADGMLAVAGAADGVLHLAGVAMEAEGNYGALSLDALAGDRPVPVHRLDGLAPDGAGRIRLIKIDVEGMEAEVLEGARGLIARDRPVLYVENDRPDKSAALVRLLGELGYACYWYLPAFHNPANFAGRSEPIFGHGLVDNGTEIQVLGMGINLFCLPAEAGARINGLLPVAGPDEHPLRRGHNGRFIGG; encoded by the coding sequence ATGGCGGAGGATCTGTTGGGCGGAGCGGGGCCGGTCGGACTGGTCAGGGCGAGGCACGGCCTGATGATGTACCGGCGCACCGACAGCGTCGTCGGCCGGTCGCTGGACTATTACGGCGAGTATTTCGAGCAGGAGGTCGCGCTGTTCCGCCAGTGCGTCCGGGCCGGCGACCGGGTGATCGACGTCGGCGCCAACATCGGTGCCCACACGGTGGCGCTGGCCCGGCTGGTCGGCCCCACCGGCCGGGTTCTGGCACTGGAGCCCATCGACGCCAACCATCGGCTGCTGTGCGGCAATCTGGCGCTGAACGGGCTGGACTGGGCGGACGGCATGCTGGCCGTCGCCGGGGCCGCCGATGGGGTGCTGCATCTTGCCGGCGTGGCGATGGAGGCGGAGGGCAATTACGGCGCGCTGTCGCTTGACGCCTTGGCCGGCGACCGGCCGGTGCCGGTTCATCGGTTGGATGGGCTGGCTCCTGACGGAGCGGGCCGTATCCGTCTGATCAAGATCGATGTCGAGGGGATGGAGGCGGAGGTTCTGGAGGGCGCGCGCGGCCTGATCGCCCGCGACCGTCCGGTCCTCTATGTGGAGAATGACCGGCCGGACAAGTCGGCGGCCCTGGTCCGCCTGCTGGGGGAACTGGGCTATGCCTGCTATTGGTATCTGCCCGCCTTCCACAATCCCGCCAACTTCGCCGGCCGGTCCGAGCCGATCTTCGGCCATGGGCTGGTCGACAACGGCACGGAGATCCAGGTGCTTGGCATGGGGATCAACCTGTTCTGCCTGCCGGCAGAGGCGGGGGCGCGCATCAATGGACTGCTGCCCGTCGCCGGTCCGGACGAACATCCGCTGCGTCGCGGCCATAACGGGCGTTTCATTGGTGGTTGA
- a CDS encoding PilZ domain-containing protein — protein sequence MPVMDADQRRKLEDQLLRKAEEAIRTLRREAETGDPARVDSLAEAMAGLLKTREFPSLRAAEFRELTRAVQRGAYQRSVDSLLIQAERCGHRGDEKGRNALLTRAKDHFAKALRFGADDEFRHGVERRVQATLMTSKDGVDDRTKQAAKHKLDQHDVGAKPPNGIERRRAIRYMDPVLAVEAEGRRCTTINWSTRGLLVDLPPEEFAHAVGGKLRLELHCPEIPETIGPDKTSHRVGGRQIAHVVRLDPDRRAVALSFPDISTVMLDLIHAMKETGIKPEPER from the coding sequence ATGCCCGTGATGGACGCCGACCAGCGCCGGAAACTGGAAGATCAGCTGCTTCGCAAGGCGGAGGAAGCGATACGGACCCTGCGCCGGGAGGCGGAGACCGGCGACCCCGCCCGCGTCGATTCGCTGGCGGAAGCAATGGCCGGGCTGCTGAAGACCCGGGAATTCCCCAGCCTGCGCGCCGCCGAGTTCCGCGAGCTGACCCGCGCCGTCCAGCGCGGCGCCTATCAGCGCAGCGTCGATTCGCTGCTGATCCAGGCCGAACGCTGCGGCCATCGCGGCGACGAAAAGGGACGCAACGCGCTGCTGACCCGGGCCAAGGACCATTTCGCCAAGGCCCTGCGCTTCGGCGCCGACGACGAGTTCCGCCACGGTGTCGAGCGGCGTGTGCAGGCGACGCTGATGACCAGCAAGGACGGGGTGGACGACCGCACCAAGCAGGCGGCCAAGCACAAGCTGGACCAGCACGATGTCGGCGCCAAGCCGCCCAACGGCATCGAGCGCCGCCGCGCCATCCGCTACATGGACCCGGTCCTGGCCGTGGAGGCGGAGGGGCGGCGCTGCACGACGATCAACTGGTCGACCCGCGGCCTGCTGGTCGACCTGCCGCCGGAGGAGTTCGCCCACGCCGTCGGCGGCAAGCTGCGGCTGGAGCTGCATTGCCCGGAAATTCCGGAGACCATCGGTCCCGATAAGACCAGCCATCGCGTCGGGGGCCGGCAGATCGCCCATGTGGTGCGCCTCGACCCCGACCGCCGCGCGGTGGCCCTGTCCTTCCCCGACATCAGCACCGTGATGCTGGACCTGATACACGCCATGAAGGAGACCGGCATCAAACCCGAACCGGAGCGCTGA
- a CDS encoding 3-deoxy-manno-octulosonate cytidylyltransferase: MPTASSPTRPVNPIVVIPARMASTRLPGKPLADILGAPMIVHVLRRAMEAAIGPVVVACAEPEIARAVEAAGGTAVLTRPDHPSGSDRIFEALRLIDPEGRHDAVVNVQGDLPTIEPESVRAAFAPLADPEVDIATLVVEITREEEIGDPNVVKAVLELPPGARQGRALYFTRATAPTGDGPLYHHIGLYAYRRAALERFVSLPPSVLEQRERLEQLRALSNGMRIDAAVVDAVPLGVDTPADLERACALLSARMGG; this comes from the coding sequence ATGCCGACCGCCTCCAGCCCCACCCGTCCCGTCAACCCGATCGTGGTGATCCCGGCGCGCATGGCCTCCACCCGGCTGCCCGGCAAGCCGCTCGCCGACATCCTGGGGGCGCCGATGATCGTCCATGTGCTGCGCCGCGCCATGGAGGCCGCCATCGGCCCGGTGGTGGTCGCCTGCGCCGAGCCGGAGATCGCCCGCGCCGTCGAGGCCGCCGGCGGCACCGCCGTGCTGACGCGCCCCGACCATCCCTCGGGCTCCGACCGCATCTTCGAGGCGCTGCGGCTGATCGACCCGGAGGGGCGGCACGACGCGGTGGTCAATGTGCAAGGCGACCTGCCGACCATCGAGCCGGAGAGCGTCCGCGCCGCCTTCGCTCCGCTGGCCGACCCGGAGGTCGACATCGCCACGCTGGTCGTCGAGATCACGCGGGAGGAGGAAATCGGCGACCCCAACGTGGTCAAGGCGGTGCTGGAGCTGCCCCCCGGTGCCCGTCAGGGCCGCGCGCTCTATTTCACCCGCGCCACCGCGCCGACCGGCGATGGTCCGCTCTATCACCACATCGGCCTCTACGCCTACCGCCGGGCGGCACTGGAGCGTTTCGTGTCGCTGCCGCCCTCGGTGCTGGAGCAGCGCGAGCGGCTGGAGCAGCTGCGCGCCCTGTCCAACGGCATGCGCATCGACGCGGCGGTCGTTGACGCGGTTCCGTTGGGTGTCGATACTCCCGCCGACCTGGAGCGCGCCTGCGCCCTCCTGTCCGCCCGCATGGGCGGCTGA
- a CDS encoding prephenate dehydratase → MPNSNIIAFQGFPGAYSDLACRNARPTMTTMPCATFEDAFSAVREGRASLAMIPVENSIAGRVADNHYLLPEGGLHIIGEHFQRVNHQLLAPKGATLDSIQTVRSHIQALSQCQTAIRELGLQAINHADTAGAAKEIAAMNDPRHAAIASSLAAEIYGLDILKSGIEDAAHNTTRFLILAREPKLPALGSCKTITTFVFRVRSVPAALYKALGGFATNGVNMTKLESYMVGGHFTQTQFYADVEGHPDERLLRLALEELDFFAREVKILGVYPANPFRYQESQRVGED, encoded by the coding sequence ATGCCCAACTCCAACATCATCGCCTTCCAGGGCTTCCCCGGCGCCTATTCCGATCTGGCCTGCCGCAACGCGCGGCCGACCATGACGACGATGCCCTGCGCCACCTTCGAGGACGCCTTTTCGGCGGTGCGCGAGGGCCGCGCCTCGCTGGCGATGATTCCGGTGGAGAACTCCATCGCCGGCCGCGTCGCCGACAACCATTACCTGCTGCCCGAAGGCGGCCTGCACATCATCGGCGAGCATTTCCAGCGGGTGAACCACCAGCTGCTGGCGCCGAAGGGCGCCACGCTGGACAGCATCCAGACCGTGCGCAGCCACATCCAGGCGCTGTCCCAGTGCCAGACCGCCATCCGCGAGCTGGGCCTGCAGGCGATCAACCATGCCGACACGGCGGGGGCGGCGAAAGAGATCGCGGCGATGAACGACCCGCGCCATGCCGCCATCGCCTCCTCGCTGGCGGCGGAGATCTACGGCCTCGACATCCTGAAGAGCGGGATCGAGGATGCCGCCCACAACACCACCCGCTTCCTGATCCTGGCGCGCGAACCCAAGCTGCCGGCGCTGGGCTCCTGCAAGACGATCACCACCTTCGTCTTCCGCGTCCGCAGCGTGCCGGCCGCTCTGTACAAGGCGCTGGGCGGCTTCGCCACCAACGGCGTCAACATGACCAAGCTGGAAAGCTACATGGTCGGCGGCCACTTCACCCAGACGCAGTTCTACGCCGACGTGGAGGGCCATCCGGACGAGCGCCTGCTGCGCCTCGCCCTGGAGGAGCTGGATTTCTTCGCCCGCGAGGTGAAGATCCTCGGCGTCTATCCGGCCAACCCCTTCCGCTATCAGGAGAGCCAGCGCGTCGGCGAGGACTGA
- a CDS encoding PrkA family serine protein kinase has protein sequence MFPADELFTRYTQNYETRRETEMSLMDYLQLCRDDPMSYASASERILAAIGEPEVVDTARDPRLGRIFMNRTIKVYPAFSEFYGMEETIERIVGFFRHAAQGLEERKQILYLLGPVGGGKSSLAERLKSLVEKCPIYVLKAGKEISPIFESPLGLFNPDEIGDELEERFGIPKRRLTGLMSPWAVKRLDEFGGDINRFKVVKLHPSKLRQIGVTKTEPGDENNQDISSLVGKVDIRKLEIYSQNDPDAYSFSGGLNRATQGMLEFVEMFKAPIKMLHPLLTATQESNYVGSENIGAIPFQGVILAHSNEAEWQTFKNNKNNEAFIDRICVIKVPYCLRVAEEQKIYEKLVRSSDLATAPCAPATLEMLARFSVLSRLREHPNSSVYSKMRVYDGESVKETDPKAKSMQEYKDQGGVDEGMGGISTRFAFKVLASTFNYDSTEISADPVHLMYVLEQAIKREQFPEETEKKYVEFIKAELAPRYAEFIGNEIQKAYLESYSDYGQNLFDRYVDYADAWIEDQDFKDPDTGQLMNRELLNQELTKIEKPAGIANPKDFRNEVVKFALRARAANAGRNPSWTSYEKIREVIEKRMFSQVEDLLPVISFGSKKDGETEKKHTEFVSRMMTRGYTERQVRRLVEWYMRVKQAG, from the coding sequence ATGTTCCCGGCCGACGAACTGTTCACGCGCTACACGCAGAATTACGAGACCCGCCGCGAGACCGAGATGTCCCTGATGGACTATCTCCAGCTGTGCCGCGACGACCCCATGTCCTACGCCTCGGCCTCCGAACGCATCCTGGCCGCCATCGGCGAACCGGAGGTGGTCGACACGGCCCGCGACCCGCGGCTTGGCCGCATCTTCATGAACCGGACCATCAAGGTCTATCCCGCCTTCTCCGAGTTCTACGGCATGGAAGAGACGATCGAGCGGATCGTCGGCTTCTTCCGGCACGCAGCCCAGGGCTTGGAGGAGCGCAAGCAGATCCTCTACCTGCTGGGCCCGGTCGGCGGCGGCAAGTCGTCGCTGGCGGAGCGGCTGAAATCGCTGGTGGAGAAATGCCCGATCTACGTCCTGAAGGCCGGCAAGGAGATCAGCCCGATCTTCGAAAGCCCGCTCGGCCTGTTCAACCCGGACGAGATCGGCGACGAGCTTGAGGAGCGCTTCGGCATTCCCAAGCGCCGCCTGACCGGGCTGATGAGCCCGTGGGCGGTCAAGCGCCTCGACGAATTCGGCGGCGACATCAACCGCTTCAAGGTCGTGAAGCTGCATCCCAGCAAGCTGCGCCAGATCGGCGTGACCAAGACAGAGCCGGGGGACGAGAACAACCAGGACATCTCCTCGCTGGTCGGCAAGGTCGACATCCGCAAGCTGGAGATCTACAGCCAGAACGATCCCGACGCCTACAGCTTCTCCGGCGGCCTGAACCGGGCGACCCAGGGCATGCTGGAATTCGTCGAGATGTTCAAGGCCCCGATCAAGATGCTGCACCCCCTGCTGACCGCGACGCAGGAGAGCAACTATGTCGGGTCGGAGAACATCGGCGCCATTCCCTTCCAGGGCGTGATCCTGGCCCACTCCAACGAGGCGGAGTGGCAGACCTTCAAGAACAACAAGAACAACGAAGCCTTCATCGACCGCATCTGCGTCATCAAGGTCCCCTACTGCCTGCGGGTGGCGGAAGAGCAGAAGATCTACGAGAAGCTGGTCCGGAGTTCCGATCTGGCGACCGCCCCCTGCGCCCCGGCGACGCTGGAGATGCTGGCCCGCTTCTCGGTGCTGTCGCGCCTGCGCGAGCATCCGAACAGCAGCGTCTACAGCAAGATGCGGGTCTATGACGGCGAAAGCGTCAAGGAGACCGATCCCAAGGCCAAGTCGATGCAGGAGTACAAGGACCAGGGCGGCGTCGACGAGGGCATGGGCGGCATCTCCACCCGTTTCGCCTTCAAGGTGCTGGCCTCGACCTTCAACTACGACTCGACGGAGATCTCGGCCGATCCGGTCCATCTGATGTATGTGCTGGAACAGGCGATCAAGCGCGAACAGTTCCCGGAGGAGACGGAGAAGAAGTACGTCGAGTTCATCAAGGCCGAACTCGCTCCGCGTTATGCCGAGTTCATCGGCAACGAGATCCAGAAGGCCTATCTGGAATCCTACTCCGACTACGGCCAGAACCTGTTCGACCGCTACGTGGACTATGCCGACGCCTGGATCGAGGACCAGGACTTCAAGGATCCCGACACCGGCCAGTTGATGAACCGCGAGCTGCTGAACCAGGAGCTGACCAAGATCGAGAAGCCGGCGGGCATCGCCAACCCGAAGGACTTCCGCAACGAGGTGGTGAAGTTCGCCCTGCGCGCCCGGGCGGCGAATGCCGGACGCAACCCGTCCTGGACCTCCTACGAGAAGATCCGCGAGGTGATCGAGAAGCGGATGTTCAGCCAGGTCGAGGATCTGCTGCCGGTCATCAGCTTCGGCTCGAAGAAGGACGGCGAGACCGAGAAGAAGCACACCGAGTTCGTCTCGCGCATGATGACGCGCGGCTACACCGAGCGGCAGGTCCGCCGGCTGGTCGAGTGGTACATGCGGGTGAAGCAGGCGGGCTGA